The following DNA comes from Terriglobales bacterium.
GCGGGCGCGGACCTGCACCAGATGATCCGCCGTCCCGGCGTGCTCGTCGAAACCGCGGAAGACGCTTAAATTTATGTTGCATACATTCGTAGTTCATGTCGAAGACAAACCCGGAGTGCTGGCGCGCGTGGCCTCGTTATTCCGCCGCCGCGCCTTCAACATTGATTCTCTGACGGTCGGCCGCACCGAGAAGCCAGGCGTGTCGCGCATGACCATTGTTGTTGACACCGACGAGCACGGCGCGCTCCGCCTGGAAGCTCATCTCTATAAGCTGATCAATGTCCTGCTGATTGAAGACGTGACCGCTACCCCCGCCGTATATCGCGAGTTGGCGATGATTCGTGTCACCGCCGATCATGCACAGCGCTCGCACATCATGGAACTGGTACGCGTGTTTCGCGCCAAAGTGGTGGATGTTTCGCCCGACTCTCTGGGGATTGAGATTACCGGCACCGAAGACAAGATTGACGGCCTGCTCGAAGTGTTGCGGCCGTTCGGAATTTTGGAGATGACGCGCACCGGACGCGTGGCCATCCGCCGGGGTGCGAAATCCGCAGCCGCCGCCGCTGCGGGTGCAGAAACTGGCGAAGAAGACGAGCCCGTTCCCGGCTCGATTTCCTTCTCCGTCTGAGATGTCGAACGGGGCACGGTTTTTGTATCAGGGCACGACTTAGTCGTGTCAATCCAACGGCAGAATAAAAGCGGCTTTAGCCGCTGCGGTATCGAAAGGAACTCTTATGGCAAAGATTTATCATGACGACGCAGCCGATCTGGCTCCTATTCGCAAAAAGAAGGTCGCCATCATCGGCTACGGATCGCAGGGTCACGCTCACGCTCTCAACCTGAAAGACAGCGGGGTCGAGGTGCGCGTCGGTTTGCATGAGGGCAGCAAATCGCGGTCTAAGGCGCAAGCCGCCGGCCTGACCGTTACCTCGGTTGCAGACGCCGCCAAGTGGGGCGACGTCATCATGATTCTCGTCCCTGACACCACCCAGCCGCAGCTTTATGAAGCCCACATCAAGCCGCACTTGAAAGCCGGCAAGACGCTGATGTTTGCCCACGGCTTCAATATCCGTTACGGCACAATCTCCTGCCCTTCGGATATTGACGTCACTATGATTGCACCCAAAGCTCCGGGGCACCGTGTCCGCGAGGTCTTCGTCGAGGGGGGCGGAACCCCCGCGCTCCTCGCCATCCATCAGGACGCCACCGGCCACGCCCGCCAGCAAGCGCTTTCCTACGCTAAGGCACTCGGCGCCACCCGCGCTGGAGTGATCGAAACCACATTTTCCGAAGAGACTGAAACCGATCTGTTCGGCGAGCAAGCCGTCCTTTGCGGCGGTGTCAGCGCCCTCATCAAAGCGGGATTTGAAACCCTGGTCGAGGCTGGCTACCAGCCGGAGATCGCCTATTTCGAGTGCCTGCACGAGCTCAAGCTGATCGTTGATCTCATTTATCGTGGCGGCCTCAACTACATGCGTTACTCGGTCAGCGATACCGCCGAGCACGGTGATTACACTGGCGGCCCCAAGATCGTCACCGAGCAGACTCGGCAGACTATGCGCAAGATGCTCAAAGAGATCCAGGATGGCACCTACGCGCGCCAGTGGATTGGCGAGAACGAAGCCGGGCGCCCGTGGTTCGACGCCCAGCGCGCCAGAGAACAGGAGCAACTCCTGGAAAGAGTCGGCGAACAGTTACGCAGCCTGATGCCATTTTTGCAGCCGGTGAAAGTGAAACAGTCCTCGAAAGCCGTGCCTGTGGCGGCTGCCGATTGACAGCCCACTCCAACCCGGATATAGTGCTTCCCCATGTACGCGGTTCGATTTAGTTTCGGCGCCCAATTTTTCCGCTTCTGGCGTGAGGAAGCGGCGCTGGCGAACCGTGCGCGGGCAAGAACGTAGTCGCCCCAAAGTTCACTGAGCAGCCGCGATCCTCAAGATCGCGGCTTTTGTTTTTTGTAGCGCGGACACTCTTGTCCGCGAACTCGATTTAAGGAGTTTTCCATGATCGTTAACATGAGAGAAGGCGCTTCCGAACAGGAAATCCAGCACATCATTGACCGCGTCCAGGAGGCTGGGTTTCAGGCCATCGTCACCCGTGGTGCCGAGCGCACCATCGTCGCCTGTGTCGGCAGTGGTGGCCGCCGCCACGAACTGGAGGCCCTGCAGGCAGCCGCCGGCGTAGAAGCCGTCGTCGCCATCGCTCAACCCTTCAAGCTGGTAAGTTTCCAGGGCCGTCCACGCCGCACCGTCGTTGATGTAGGAGGCGTCCGTATTGGGGACGGGGAAGTAGTGGTCATCGCCGGCCCCTGCTCAGTAGAATCGCGCGAGCAGATGCTTTCCACTGCCCGCGCAGTAAAGCAGGCCGGAGCCGTCATGTTGCGCGGTGGTGCTTACAAGCCACGCACCTCGCCTTACGATTTCCAGGGTCTGGGTGAAGAAGCGTTGCAGATTCTCTCCGAGGCCCGGGAAGAGACCGGCCTGCCGGTGGTCACCGAGGTGATGGGGACCGAGGACGTGGACGTGATCTGCGACCATGCGGACATGCTCCAGGTGGGCGCGCGTAACATGCAGAACTTCAACCTGCTGCGCCGCCTTTCGAAAATCAATAAGCCGGTGCTGCTCAAGCGCGGTCCTTCGGCCACGGTAAAAGAATGGCTGCTTGCAGCCGAGTATTTGCTGGCCGGCGGTAACTCGCAGGTAGTCCTCTGCGAACGTGGCATCAAGACCTTCGAAACTGAAACCCGGAATACGCTGGACTTGGCCGCTATTGCCCTGGCGCGCGAGCTCTCTCACCTACCTGTGCTCGCCGATCCTTCTCACGGTACTGGCCGTCGCAGCTTGATCGCACCCCTCTGCCGCGCGGCCATCGCTCTTGGCGCGGATGGCCTGATCATCGAAGTTCATCCTTGTCCGGAGCGCGCCCTCTCCGACGGGCCTCAGTCGCTCGATTTCACAGGCTTTGCTGCCTTGATGCAGGCGCTGAGTGGTCCCCTGCCGGAAGCAGCTAAATCGCCGGCCCTCAGGCATGCTGTCGGCCAATGAAGATTGCCATCCAGGGCGAGCCTGGTTGCTTCAGTCACGAGGCCGCTCTACGCATGGTTCCCAGATGTTCGGTTGTGCCCTGCGCTCGCTCCATAGAAGTCTTCGCGCGCCTTAAGAACCGCAGCGTGGCTGCGGCAGTCATCCCCATCGAAAATTCGTTGGCCGGATCGGTTAACGAACATTTCGATCTCCTGCTCGCTTACAACGTCTTCGTTGGCCGCGAATTTAGACTGCGGATCAGCCACCACCTGATCGCCGCTCCCGGTGTGAAGCTACATAACATTTGTAGAGTGTTTTCCCACCCGGTGGCCTTGGACCAGTGCCGCGACTTCTTCAAGCGTCATAAGAAAATCCGCCCAGAACCTTTCTATGACACTGCGGGCAGCGTGAAGCACATCATGGCTCATAATCTCCGCGATGCCGCGGCGATCGCCCCACGCCAGGCTGCAGCCGAATACGGCGCTCATATCGTGCAATCCGGTCTGGAAGACGACCGCCGCAATTTCACCCGCTTCTTTCTTGTCTCCAGACGCCGGCAGATTCTTCCCAAAGCGAATAAAACTTCCATCGCTTTTTCGCTAAAAAATGTTCCCGGCGCGCTGTTCAAGGCCCTCAGTGTCTTTGCGCTTCGCGAGATAAGCTTGTCAAAGATAGAGTCCCGTCCCGTCCGTGGGCGGCCCTGGGAATACGTTTTCTACGTGGATTTTCTGCGTGGTGACGACGCTGTCTCTCAAAACGCCTTGCGCCATTTAGCCGAAGTAGCGGAGTGGATCAAAGTCCTGGGCATTTACCCTGCCGGCTGACCCGCCGATAAACAATTTCCGAATAGATAAACTCACACCCGGCCACGCGCCGTATACTGTTGTGCTCTAAAAAAGGAACGATGCGACGCGACGCGAAGAAAGTTACCATGCGCCAGATCGCTGCCGGTGCCCGTGTTTCTGTGGGTACCGTGTCGCATGTCATTAATAACACAGCAGGCGTTCGTGAGGCCGTCCGTCGCCGCGTACAAAAGGCCATTGATCGCCTGGGGTATCAACCCAGCCTGCTCGCGCGCGGTCTGCGCCGCAACCAAACCACCATCATCGGCGTCATTATCCCTGACATTTCCAATCCCTTTTTTCCGCAGGTCGTCCGCGGCATTGAAGATGTGGCTTACCAAAAATCCTATCGCCTCATGCTTTGCAACACCGATAACGATGCCGCCAAAGAGCGCGTGTACTTCGATGAGTTGCGCGCCTACCGTATGGCTGGTCTGATCGTGATCCCCTCGGCTGACAGCCAACTGGCCAAAATAGAGCAGGGAAGCCGCTCTACAGGAACGCCCGTGATCTGTGTTGACCGCCGTGCGCCGAACTGGCAAGGCGACACTATCACCGTGGACAACGTGCACGGAGCTTATGAGGCTACCCGCGTGTTGATTGATGCCGGGCATAGTCTCTTAGCCACCATCACTGGACCGCTGCACGTTCTGAATGCCCGCGAGCGCTTGAAGGGTTTCAAAATCGCATTGCGAGAAGCCGGTTTGACTCCAAAGGCAACTTACATCATGGAAGGTGAGTTTGATCGGCAGAGTGGATACCAGAAAGCGCTTCTTTTATTGCAGTCTCCTCGTCCCCCCACCGCGATCTTTGCCGCCAATGACCTGATCGCTCTCGGCGTTCTCTCGGCACTGCGCCTGCTCGAATTGCGATGCCCGCAGGATTTGTCCCTGGTGGGCTTTGACGATCTGGAGATCGCCGCTTTTACCAATCCTGCATTGACCACCGTCGCTCAGCCCGGCTACGACATGGGCGCTCAGGCCGCATCCCTGCTCTTTGAGCGCTTGAATGGCAGGGCCCGGCCCTCTCAGCACATTGTAATGAAGGCGGTCCTGGCGAACCGCGAATCAGTAGGGCCACCGCCGCAAAGATCCTAAGTCGGATCTCCGGCTATTTTCCTCCGCCGCTGGCGCTCTCCCCGCTTCGCTGCACGAAGAGCGCTTTCATGTTCTGCTGCTCCATTACCTTTTCGAAGTTGGCCAGATCGGTGGAGAGAATATTCGACCACGCCCCCAGTTGCTCCTCCGATTGCTTTTTAAGACTTTCCCACTCGGCATAGGCGGCGGCAGTTGGCGCAGAATCGTTATCGCCGCCCACAGAATTGGCCAGGTATGCCAGTCTCGCGTCCAGCGCTGGCGGATAACGCAGCGAATCTTCATTAGCGGAAATCTTCATCTGCACTAGCGCATCTTCCACACCGGCCATCTTGCTATCGAGTTGCTTGCTCGCGGCCAGGACCAGCTTTGCTCCTCCATCACTGTTTGCGAGCCGAGTTTGCAAATCGTGGGTTTGTGCGCGCAGGTCCCATTCTTGCTTCACCGTGTCGTAGACCCGTGCCAGTTGCGCTTGGATCTGCCGCACCAGGGTGAACTGCTTCTGCAAATCCGCCATAGACACGCGTGCCCGCGGATCCATGGTCAGTTCCAGTGGCGCGGTATAACTTTTGCCATCCGCTGTCAGCCGTACCTGGTATTTCCCCGGCAATGCCATGGCTCCCCTGGTGCCATCCTGATATTCATATAGATAATAGTTCGGCAGCCGCGGCACATCCTGATACCGCAGGTCCCAAACGTAGCGGTTCATTCCCGGCTTCAAATCCAATTGTTTTTTCGGTTTTTCGTCCTCCGGATCGAGTGGCTCGTCCGGCTGTTCCAGATCACTCTGTGTGACCTTCTTTACCAAACCGCCGCTCGCGTCCAGTATCTCCAGAGTGGTCTGCTTTGGCACCGCCTTCAAGTTGAAGTAAATCGCTGCACCCGGTGGAGGATTTTCACCCGCGGTTACTCCCTTTACTGCCCACCCATGCGGAGCACGCCAACGCACTGCGTTGGTCGGAGCGTACAGGTGCACGTCTTCATTTGCCACGGTGTCGCTGTACTGCCGCAGCGGGCCAATATCGTCAAGCAGCCAGAACGACCGTCCGTGCGTTGCCAACACGAGATCGTCCCCGTGAATTACCAGGTCATGCACCGGGGTATTAGGAAGATTCAACCGCAGCGAACTCCAACGCGCGCCATCGTCATAGGAAACGAACACTCCGTTTTCCGTTCCAGCAAAGAGCAGCCCCTTCTTCTTCGGATCCTCCCGCACCGCTCGCACAAAAACGTTGTCAGGAATGCCAACTGTGATCTTCGACCAGGTCTTGCCGAAGTCGCTGGTCTTGTATATGTAGGGCCGCAAATCGTCATTCTGGTGCCGGTCCACCGCAACGTAAGCCTTGCCCGCCTCATGCGGCGATGCTTCGATCAGGCTGACCCGGCTCCATTCCGGCGTATCTTTGGGAGTGACGTTCTTCCAGCTTTTCCCTCCATCGCTCGTTATTTGTACCAGTCCATCATCCGTTCCTGCCCACATCAGCCCCTTCTGCAGCGGCGATTCAGCCAGCGCAAAAACCGTGTCGTAGTATTCAGTTCCCGAGTCGTCTATCTCGATTCCGCCTGACGCAATCTGCTTCGACTTGTCATTGCGCGTCAAATCGGGGCTGATGGCCTCCCAGTGCATGCCACCATCTGAGGTCTTAAAAACCCGTTCGCCGGCGTGATAAACCACATTCGCATCATGTGGAGAAATGATCAGGGGCGCCGTCCACTGGAACCGATGCTCCAGCTTGGCAGCCCCGTTGGCATCCGTCAGTTGCGGCACTATAGAAATCTCTTTTATTTCTGCCGTGCGCTTATCGAATCGCGTGAGTTGCCCTTGGTACTCGCCCGCATAAACAATGTTCGGATCAGGCGGGTAAGGCGCGATGTAGCCGGACTCACCTCCACCCACCGGATACCAATCCTGCCGTCCAATTGGGCCAAAATCATCCCGGCTGGCGATTCCAACCGTTGTGTTATCTTGCTGAGCGCCGTAGATGTAATAGGGGAACCGGTTGTCCGTAATCACGTGATAGAACTGCGCCGTGGGCTGGTTGTTCTGCGTCGTCCAGCTTTTGCCGCCGTCCACGCTCACTGTGGCTCCGCCATCGTTGGTGGCGATCATGCGTTTGGAATTCGTTGGATCAATCCACAAACCGTGATTGTCGCCATGCGGCACCTTAACTTTATTGAATGTGTGTCCGCCATCCGTGGAATGGAAAAAATCCACGTTCATGATCCACAATCCATTCGGATCCTTCGGATCAGGCGTGAGGTGCATGTAATACCACGCGCGCTGCGTCAGCCGGTGGTCGGGATTCACCAGTTCCCATTTATCGCCGCCATCGTCCGATCGGTAGAGTCCGCCCTCTTTGGCTTCAATCAAGGAATAAACACGATCGGAGTTGGCCCCCACCACCACACCGATGCGCCCGTAAGGTCCGTCAGGCAGACCATTGCCGCTCAATCGTTTCCAGGTCGTGCCGCCATCAGTCGAGCGATACAGGCCGCTCCCTGGGCCACCACTGTTCAGGCCCCAGGGCATACGCCTCACCTGCCACAGTGCGGCAAAAATAATGTGCGGGTTGCCGGGGTCGAACGCAACATCAATTCCGCCCGTGTTTTCGTCCTTGTAGAGAACCTTCTCCCACGTCTTCCCGCCATCAGTCGTGCGAAAAATCCCGCGCTCCAGGTTAGGGCCGAACGGATGACCGAGCGCCGCGACAAACACAATATTCGGGTTCCGCGGATCCACGATTAGTTTTCCGATGGCCCGCGTGTCACGCAGCCCGATGTTCGTCCAAGTCTTGCCCGCATCTACTGACTTGTAAACTCCGTCGCCCTGCGCAGCATTGCCGCGAATGCATCCCTCGCCCGTCCCCACATACACGATATTGGGATCGAAGTACGCAACCGCGAGGCTGCCGATTGCCGAGCTGCCCTCCTTGTCGAAAACAGGCTTCCAGCTGTTGGCGCCATCAGTTGATTTCCACACTCCCCCCCCTGTTCCGCCGAAATAATAGACATTCGGATCACCAGGGACTCCGGTCGCTGTCAGCGACCTCCCGCCGCGAAATGGCCCCACCTGGCGATAGCGCAATCCGTGGGTCTCTTCTTCTTTTTCCTTGTTCTTCTCGTCCTGCGGTTTCTGGGCCTGTTTTTCCGCCGCCTTTTCACCCGATCGCTCACCCGATTTTTCGCCTTGCTGCTGGGCTGGAGCGGAAATGAGCGATGCGCATAAAACCAGTGAACAAGCTAAGAAGTAGACGATGGCGCGGATAGTGGGTTTCATATGTAAATATCTCCGTAGGGATAGCCGTGTATGGTATTCCACAGCATGCCGATGGCGAAAGCGAAAAATCAATGGCGCCCTCTCAGATGCCATGGCCAGGCTAGCGCCCCTGACATGTGCCCGCGCGCAAAACTTCGGTCACGTTATCTAAGACGCCGCTGCATCGCTAAAATACCTTGAGATGCCCGCCGCCCTCCAATTTGAAAACATCACCAAGGAATATAGCGGGTTCCTGCACCGCAACCCGGTTCGGGCGCTCGATCACTTTTCCTTGCAAGTCGAGCAGGGCGAGATTTTTGGCTTTCTTGGGCCGAACGGAGCAGGGAAGACCACAGCCATCCACCTCGCCATGGGCTTTATGCGCCCCACCAGCGGAAGCGGTCAGATGCTCGGTCGTCCCTTCGGCGACGCTGAAACTCGCCGCCGCATAGGTTTCCTCGCGGAAAATGTCGCTCTCTATCACCGTCCGGCATCTCGCCTGATTAAATTCTACGGCGGGCTGAATGGAATGGGTGGAGACATCCTGGGCGAGAGCACCCGTGAAGCCTTGCAGGCCGTAAATCTCAGCTCTGACGCTGGCCGCAACGTAGGCAAATTCTCCCGCGGCATGCTGCAGCGCGTGGGACTGGCGCAGGCACTGGTCAACAACCCGGAACTGCTCATCCTTGACGAGCCTACCTCCGCGCTCGATCCCATTGCGCGCGTCGTGGTGCGGGAAATATTGCTGCAAGCCAAGGCCGCCGGAAAAACCGTCTTCCTCAGCTCGCACCTTCTCTCGGAGGTAGAGTTGGTTTGCGATCGGGTCGCGGTACTGCACCGCGGTCGGCTGGCGAGGCTCGGCAAGACTGCGGACCTGTTGCAGTCACGTGACAAGGCAGAGATCGTCGCCCGCAACATCGCCCCTAACCTCTTTCCCGATGCCGTCACCAACAACGGTGTGGTGGCCTTCACCGTTCTTGCCTCCGCTCAGCGGCAAGCTGTGGAACGCGTCTGGGCCATGGGTGGGGAAATCGTCAGCGTGAATCCGCTGAAGCGTTCGCTGGAAGATCTTTTTCTGGAAGTTACGGCGGAAGCGGCGGTCGGAGCACGCGAATGAAGCCGGTTTATCTCATCGCCTCTAACTTCGTGCGCGAGCAGCGCTGGCCCATCCTGGTTTTATTGCTTTGGGTTCTCGGTCTCGCCGCTCTCGGCGCTTCTCTCGATATCCGCAATTCTCGTGATGACGTAGTCCTTCTGTTCAAACAGCTCGCCATCTACGGCATCGCGTTCAGCGTTTTTTTCGGCGCGTCCGCCATTCACAATGAGCGCAAATCGCGTCGCATTCTCGCCGTGCTTTCCAAGGCGGTCACCCGCCGCCAATACATCGCAGGACTACTCTCCGGCGTCGCCTTTGCCAGTACTTTGTATTGCTTCGCCATGGGACTCACCGGGTCTTGGGTGTTGGGACAATTTGGATTTCCTCCCCGCCAGCTGTGGCTCCTCATGGCCGCATTGCTGGCTTCTTCTTTGTTGGGCGCCTCCGTGGCAGTTTTCTTTTCCGTGTTCCTGAATCCTCTCTTCGCTACTGCGGCTACGTTGGTTTTTCTCGGTACTCCTGGGATTGTGGCGCAGGTGCTCGGTCGCGGATGGGGCTACGCAATTCCGGTTTATCCGCTCATGGACACGTTCATGAGATTTTCTTTCGAAAGCCCCCCATCGCTGGGATGGGCCCCCGTGATCCTGGGATTCGTTGAAGCCGTGCTTATGTGGCTCGCGGCTTCATCACTCTTTCATTGGAAAGATGTCGCAGTAGCCGTGGAATAATCGGAATTGCGGAAGGTGCCCCATTTGCTCACCGTGGAGTAGTAAAGATTCCAGAGGTATTCCTCCGTGTGCCTCTGTGGCCTCTGTGGTTAGAAACAGACTCCCCGGCCACTGGCCTTCGAATCCCTTCGTTCCCCTTCGCCCCTTTGTGATGAGGATTCTCGCCGTGAGTAATAAAAATCCAGAGGTATTTCTCCGTGTGCCTCTGTGGCCTCTGTGGTTAGAAACAGAATCCCCGGATTTTGGATTACCGCAAGATGTCCTGCGCCGACCGGCTCGCGTATTCAATCACCCGTCCCGGCAGGATCCCCAGATAGATTGTCGCCAGCACGCTAAGCGTCAGCGTCGCCG
Coding sequences within:
- the ilvN gene encoding acetolactate synthase small subunit: MLHTFVVHVEDKPGVLARVASLFRRRAFNIDSLTVGRTEKPGVSRMTIVVDTDEHGALRLEAHLYKLINVLLIEDVTATPAVYRELAMIRVTADHAQRSHIMELVRVFRAKVVDVSPDSLGIEITGTEDKIDGLLEVLRPFGILEMTRTGRVAIRRGAKSAAAAAAGAETGEEDEPVPGSISFSV
- the ilvC gene encoding ketol-acid reductoisomerase encodes the protein MAKIYHDDAADLAPIRKKKVAIIGYGSQGHAHALNLKDSGVEVRVGLHEGSKSRSKAQAAGLTVTSVADAAKWGDVIMILVPDTTQPQLYEAHIKPHLKAGKTLMFAHGFNIRYGTISCPSDIDVTMIAPKAPGHRVREVFVEGGGTPALLAIHQDATGHARQQALSYAKALGATRAGVIETTFSEETETDLFGEQAVLCGGVSALIKAGFETLVEAGYQPEIAYFECLHELKLIVDLIYRGGLNYMRYSVSDTAEHGDYTGGPKIVTEQTRQTMRKMLKEIQDGTYARQWIGENEAGRPWFDAQRAREQEQLLERVGEQLRSLMPFLQPVKVKQSSKAVPVAAAD
- the aroF gene encoding 3-deoxy-7-phosphoheptulonate synthase — encoded protein: MIVNMREGASEQEIQHIIDRVQEAGFQAIVTRGAERTIVACVGSGGRRHELEALQAAAGVEAVVAIAQPFKLVSFQGRPRRTVVDVGGVRIGDGEVVVIAGPCSVESREQMLSTARAVKQAGAVMLRGGAYKPRTSPYDFQGLGEEALQILSEAREETGLPVVTEVMGTEDVDVICDHADMLQVGARNMQNFNLLRRLSKINKPVLLKRGPSATVKEWLLAAEYLLAGGNSQVVLCERGIKTFETETRNTLDLAAIALARELSHLPVLADPSHGTGRRSLIAPLCRAAIALGADGLIIEVHPCPERALSDGPQSLDFTGFAALMQALSGPLPEAAKSPALRHAVGQ
- the pheA gene encoding prephenate dehydratase, with the protein product MKIAIQGEPGCFSHEAALRMVPRCSVVPCARSIEVFARLKNRSVAAAVIPIENSLAGSVNEHFDLLLAYNVFVGREFRLRISHHLIAAPGVKLHNICRVFSHPVALDQCRDFFKRHKKIRPEPFYDTAGSVKHIMAHNLRDAAAIAPRQAAAEYGAHIVQSGLEDDRRNFTRFFLVSRRRQILPKANKTSIAFSLKNVPGALFKALSVFALREISLSKIESRPVRGRPWEYVFYVDFLRGDDAVSQNALRHLAEVAEWIKVLGIYPAG
- a CDS encoding LacI family DNA-binding transcriptional regulator — its product is MRRDAKKVTMRQIAAGARVSVGTVSHVINNTAGVREAVRRRVQKAIDRLGYQPSLLARGLRRNQTTIIGVIIPDISNPFFPQVVRGIEDVAYQKSYRLMLCNTDNDAAKERVYFDELRAYRMAGLIVIPSADSQLAKIEQGSRSTGTPVICVDRRAPNWQGDTITVDNVHGAYEATRVLIDAGHSLLATITGPLHVLNARERLKGFKIALREAGLTPKATYIMEGEFDRQSGYQKALLLLQSPRPPTAIFAANDLIALGVLSALRLLELRCPQDLSLVGFDDLEIAAFTNPALTTVAQPGYDMGAQAASLLFERLNGRARPSQHIVMKAVLANRESVGPPPQRS
- a CDS encoding ABC transporter ATP-binding protein, which encodes MPAALQFENITKEYSGFLHRNPVRALDHFSLQVEQGEIFGFLGPNGAGKTTAIHLAMGFMRPTSGSGQMLGRPFGDAETRRRIGFLAENVALYHRPASRLIKFYGGLNGMGGDILGESTREALQAVNLSSDAGRNVGKFSRGMLQRVGLAQALVNNPELLILDEPTSALDPIARVVVREILLQAKAAGKTVFLSSHLLSEVELVCDRVAVLHRGRLARLGKTADLLQSRDKAEIVARNIAPNLFPDAVTNNGVVAFTVLASAQRQAVERVWAMGGEIVSVNPLKRSLEDLFLEVTAEAAVGARE